One Thamnophis elegans isolate rThaEle1 chromosome 2, rThaEle1.pri, whole genome shotgun sequence genomic window, ggggctgaaagccctatgaagcggtatataagtctaataaataaataaataaaataaaataaaaataaaccatagaGAATCTCCATATTGCTATAGAAATAGATGCTTCAAaatctcctcccagaggggagaaaCAGAGACTAGCAAGGCTTGGATTGTTaggccggtgtgtgtgtgtgtgcgcacgcgtgtgtgcatgcatgcgtgcgttGTGTGGCctatctgtttgaattctaaagtcccagagcactttagcttcctCTTTTTATGTTTACTTGGTCTATTTTCTGACCTCGGAAAATCTCTGTCTTGCAGCCAAAcgagagcaacgaagatgattaggggactggaggctgaaacatatgaagaacggttgcaggaactgggcatggctggtttaatgaaaagaaggactaggggagacatgatagcagtcttccaatatctcaggggctgccccaaagaatagggagtcaagctgttctccaaagcccctgagggcaggacaagaagcaatgggtggaaactaatcaaggagagaagcaacttagaactgaggagaaatttcctgacagaacaattaatcggtggaacagaagttgcctccagaagttgtgaatgtcccaacaatggaagtctttaagaagatgttggatagccatttgtctgaaactgtatagggtttcctgcctaggcagggggttggactagaaaacctccaaggtcccttccggctctgttattctattctattctattctattctattctactctatttctggCAGATTCTTCCATTGTTGCCACTTTGTCAATGTAACTCGGTTACATTGTCAGGCTACATTGCGATCTTCTTCCAGCGCCTCACTAAGTGGTCTacttttttcatcctttttttttgcaaaaaaataattaatcCCCTGTCTTTTTATACTTAATCCTCAGCCGTATTTGCCGCCCGGTTAAAAAGTGACTCTTACAATGCAAAGCCAGTGAACATAACCTAAACCCTCTGGCTAGTAAACTTCACCCCGACAACGACAACCCTGTGGGGTAGGGCGGGCTGTGAGGGAAGGACTGgttcacccagccggctttcatggtcAAGGCGGGGCTAAACCTgtcggcccccccccccccccacttgcaaGAGCAGCTGCTGAATCCCTCGCCGAGCCTCGGGGGGGATCTGAATGGATTTGAAAGGATCCTGGAATTTTCCTggcattgagaacaattaaccagtggaacagcttgccactagaggttgcgggtgctccaacactggagggttttaaaaaaaagttctggaCAGCccctgtctggaatggtatatagggtctccggcttgagcagtgggttgggctaatggtctccaaccttggcaactttaagacctgtggacttcaactcccagagtcttaaagttgccaaggttggagaccactgcggtactttccagctctattctgattggctgATTGACTGAGGCTTCTATCTCCCATATCGTCCACCTGCTGGAGTTCCTTTACCCGGCGACAGCGGCGTCACCGGCGCCCGATTTTTCTGATTGGGCCGCCGAGCGGCCGCGGCCGCCCTGCCAAGCCGACGGCGGAGCTAAATTGCCCCGCGCGACGCGTCGCTTCCACTTTCCCTCTCGCCGTCCCGCTGCTGTGACCGAAGTCTCCATGGCTGGCCAAGGCAACGAAGCGGGGGGTCCCTTGGGGCTGGCGCGGCTGCTTCTGCTGTTCCTGGCCCTGGCTGAGCTCGGGAGAGGTAGGGGGCGCCTCTCCGGGGGTCCCTCGGagcgagggagggggaagaggggtggctgaaagggagggagggtaaAGAAGCCGAGGCTGTACCCCCCCTGTCCGGAAGAAGAGGGGGTGAAtctcagaccccccccccctccttcgaACTTTCCACCCAACCCCCTTCATTTTCCGAGTGAGCAAAGTCGGGAGCGGGACGCGAACCGATTCTCACTGCCCACCCGATCCGTGGGAAAGTTAGCGAGGTGGGTGGGCGGTGGGGTGGCATTCTCAGGACCGGCTATTctaagaaagggggggggggctttccgtGGCTTCCTGTGCAAGCAACTCGCTGGCCGCAGCAACTCGGGTGTGGTCGGATCAACACAGAGTCGgacgggaccttgtaggtcatctagtccaccccaccccacccaaggaaaagacaccccccccccgacacCCTTTCTGACCGTCGGCGGCCCAGCCGCTTGCGACGGGCGAATCCAGCCCTCGGGCAGCGCGCGCCGCGACTCCAGGCCATTCCGCGGACCCGGAAAAAGTTCTGCCCAGTTCGGCAGTTTCGTAGGAACGCGGCCACCGCCCCGCGAGCTGGGGAAAAACAATCAGCCTGATCCTCCCCAGGCGAGAAAGATCCACCGGGGATCTAATCTTGGCTCAAAGAGAGACCCTCCCTCCTTGGGGAGGTAATTGCTTTTAccgtccgcccccccccccgggcgccCCCGGAACTCGGGTGGGGGGTGTTTGAGGAAGGGAGCAGACAAGGgagaagccccccctccccgagttGGGACCACCCTTCGGCCCCTAAATCCTTCGGGGGTGGCGCCGCCTTTGCCCCGCCCGCTCCCTCTCTCGCTCGAACATGTATAGACAACGGACAGAttaaagattaacagagttggaagggaccttgttggCCATCTAGTCCACTcctccccgcccaagcaggagaacctacaccacTTTTTCccgtctcttcctgaaagcttcaAGTgccgaagctcccacaacttctgacggCAACTTCTGTCCcgtgggtggattgttctcacggccaggaaatttctccttgtttccggGTTGAATCTCTgcttgctcagtttccatccatgattccttctGTGgacttcgggggctttggaaaatagcttgaccccccccttcctcctctctgtggcagcccctcaaatacgcAAACACTgctgtcctgtctcccctggtccttctcttccctagaccagccaggcccagttcctgcaaccgttcattgtatgttttagcctccagtcccctcgtcatcctggttgctcttctctgccctctttaatattaatattgatatAGGCTTTATTATTATTGCACCTCTTACGACGAAATTAAAATGTCATCTTCAGAGTACATACTTCGGACTTAAGGGGCCAGTAGAGGGGGGGTGCATAAGCGCACTAATGTGACTATCCTCCCTGTCCTTGTGTTTTTATTAgctttacttatttacttatttacttgcttattttattttattatttcatttcattttatttcattttattttattatttcattttattttattatttcattttatttcattattttattttattgtattagtttttattattttattttattattattttattattttattttatttcattattttattttattattttattttattttattttattattattttattttattattgtattttattattttattttattttatcttatcttatcttatcttatcttatcttatcttatcttatcttatcttatcttatttttatttttttatcttattttattttattgagttTAGATGGCTGCCTATTTGCCCATGGCGACTCTTGTTCTCagttttgtttgacaaattccaataaataattaaataagtgaataagtgaataagcaaataagtaaataaatacattatacataagaaaactataaaaataaagcacCCAAGCGCACATCCTCCGCATTCTATACAATTCAAttgaaacaccaccaccaccccgatacctgcattaatattgcactgataacaggggtccccaaacttggcaactttaagacttgtggacttcaactcccagagcagagctggctggagaattctgggagttgaagtccacaagtcttgaagttgccaagtttgaagacctctgtgctATCCAGTAGAGTTACTgttctgggatagaagctgtttttgaGACCCTTTCTAGCGTCTACCCCACAACCTCTTCTCCCTCCTACCCCccctttggtgtttttttttcagaggTGGGGGGctgtggcttttttaaaaaagttttaaaagactgactgctccctccctccctctttcagccCAGGACATCCCCTCTACCCCTGGCGAGGAGATCTTGTCCCAGGTGGCCTTCGTCCAGAAAACCCGCCGGAACACCAGCAGCAGCTCCGAGTTCATGTTCGAGTTCAACGACGATGAGATTTTCCACGTAGATCTGGAGGAGAGGCAGACCATCTGGCGGTTGCCCGAGTTCGGCCGCTTCACCAGCTTCCAGGCCGAGGGCGCCCAAGGGAACATCGCTGTCCTGCAGTCCAATTTGGAGATCCTGATGAAGAGATCCAACTACACGCCTGCCACTACCgtgagagggatgggagagaggggggggggggctttccttctcttccttcctcctcatccCCAGCGGAGCCCTGGCATCATGGGGAGgggagtcaaaaaagtcaagatggcagacaGGACCCTGGAGCTGCCTTGCCCCTCCTTTACAAGAGGAGTCTAGGTCTTTTGACCCCCCCTCTCTTGCTGCTACCCCTGGATGGGCCCACTTGAAATCCAGAGGACatttggggaggtgggggagggtTACACCAGATGGATCCCTGGAAGATGCTTCCCCATGAACTCAAGcgatggggggaggggaattcaGCTCTTTGTTTTGCCATCCCTGtaactcttctctctctttcttctctctctttttctcttctctctctctctttcctcttgttctcttctctttcctctctctcttctctctcttttctctcttctctccctctccccccttttttctcttctctctcttctctcagtctctctctttctctctcctctctctcttctctctcttctctctcttctctctcttccctcttgttctcttctttcctctctctcttctctctcttttctctcttctctccctctcccccctttttctcttctctctcttttctcagtcgctctctttctctctcctctctctcctctctctcttctctctcttccctcttgttctcttctttctttcctctctcttctctctcctgtctctcacttctctccctttctcttctctctccccctctctattttctctctctcctcttgtcTCTCTTCTATGTCTCTGTCCTTCCTCTTttactctctcttctctctcttttctctcactcactctctcctctcagtctcctctcttcctcctcttccttctatctctgcctttccctcccccactcctaCAATTGCTGTTTGCATTCCACCCTTTCTATGCTGGTCTATGACCTTAATTAAGGCTTGGCTGAGTGGTTCGTTTCTGCCCTTCCCCCTCCTGAGTCTTCCTGCCTGCCCAGATTATTCTTCACAAGGTGGggggatgggagggggaaggagaaggagatacTTTCGAACAAAACCACAACTCAGCTTGTGAGGCATTTCCTCAGGCACCCTTCCTCCTCTTGAACATCGTAAGCAGCCAGAATTATCTTGAAGGGAAGGAGGGCAGCataaaagcaaacaaatattAATCTTGACGCCATGTGGGAACCTTGTGACCTGAtgtggtctagggtctcctgtttgagcagtgggttggactagaagacctccagggtcccttccagctctattctgattgattgactgaccaGGTCCAAACCCCAATCTTTTCTCTCGCTGCCCCTAACCACTCAATGGGCCATCAGTGGACTCCTGATCCCAGCTGGATGTACTTCAGACTTCTCCTGAGGACCTTCTCATTGTTGAAGGATGGCCTTCTTCCAAGGGTTGAAGGAAGTCAAGGTACCCCTCCTCCAAACCGaagcccctctcctctctccccctgcaGAGCCTCCAAAATTGATGGTGTACACGGAGAGGACGGTGGAGATGGAGGAGCCCAACATTCTGATCTGCATGGCAGACAACTTCTCTCCGCCGGTGCTGAACATGACCTGGGCGAAGAACGGCCAGCCGGTGACCGAAGGGGTGCAGACCATGGATTACTACCCCAAGAAGGACCACGCCTTCCGTCGGTTCTCCTACCTGCCCTTCGTCCCAAACGAGGAAGACATCTACAGCTGCGAGGTGGAACATTGGGGCCTCCAGAAGCCCCTGGGCAAGATTTGGCGTAAGCAGAACGAGGGGGCAGAGGTGTGGCAGAAGGTGGGCAAACTTTTGGGTCAGGGGTCCCATGTATTTAAAGCAGTTTGAAAAGGGGACAGTGTCCCCTTTGGAAGACTCCACTCCCAAGATTGCCTTCCTCATGCCCGTCTCTCCTACATCTACCCAGATGTTCCAGGTGGTGCTGCTGAATAGATGGGGGGATCCCCCTCCCCACACCTTAAAGAGGCAGAAAAGAGGGACAAAGATGGCGAGAGGCCTGGGGTTGGGCATCAAATCCTATTCAGGATCTTAGtctgagggggagaaggaggaaggggatggGAGACATGGTGGCATCTTCCCACAGAGGCAGGGGTCTCTCAGGGTGGTAGACGTGGGGAAGGAGACATTCCCCAGGTAAGGTAGAAGCAACGGGTGGCAACTCCACAGGGTGGGATCCGAATTTGAGCTAAAGGAGGCCTTTCCTGATGGGGAAAGCAATAAAGCAGGGGAACCACCTGCCACTTGAagccatgggggggggaggtcccTTCCTGGAAGGTTTCAAGAAAGGGCTggtcagccatttgtctgggaaaGCTTGATGGTTCCTGCTCtgggcagaaggttggactagatgacctccaaagtcccttgcaGCCCATGGCTTCTGCAACTTACTGAAATTGGATTTGTGCTGACTGCCAGCCCAACCCCCACTGTAAAAACTCCCAGGGAATTCCTGCAGTGCCTGCTACTCGGAGGGCAGCATCCCCACCTTgtccttttctcctccccctcccacagACGCCAATATCCCACAGCCCCTCCAGGAGACGACCGAGACCGTGGTGTGTGCGGTGGGCCTGGCGATAGGCCTTGTGGGCATTGTGGTTGGCACCGGCCTGATGATAAAGAGCCGGAGGATGGGAGAGGCCAGCTATCGCCGAGGAAACCTGTGAGTTCCCAGAGACCCTCCAGTTTcgcattggggggggaggggaagggagccgGAATTCACTAGGTTGGTATCAGCTGGGTCGGGAAGTTTCACAGTAGGACCCAGATCTCAGGCTCAGCTAGGAAGTGGGGGAAGACTGCAAAACCCCAGAGAGCCACTAGGAGGCAGCCAGTGGGCATCTCTGTTCCGCCCCCGAGTGGCCACTTGAGGTTTTGCATGAGGGAGGTTCCTTTCATGCATGTGACGCGTGAAACGTTGCGTGTATGTCTCTGGACTCCGTCGCTTCTTCAACAAACCgcaatttgtttttttgttaaacAAACACCGTCAATTTGAAGACTGAAGAGAGGCAATCTAGAGGATTCTGCAACGGGTCAAACCAGTCAAGATGGGAGCCGTAactagaaagggggagggagctcCAGTTGTAGCATTGTGGCCtccctcttgatttttttttgggaaACCCTCCTCCCCCTCCATAGTCCTTATCCCTAAAGTAGTTGAACCATCTGCGTGATTCAGCATACAGCTGAGTTGAGGTTTGTGTAGAGGAAGCCTTGATGGGTTGGTTTCTCCCCACTTAGCTCCTCAGCGGGGGGGGGCTTCATTCTGAAGTGGGGGGGATGTGTCTCAAGGCATCTAGAGGAAAGGGTGACTCTAGGAAGCCCCCCATCCACAGCATTATACATCGGGACTTTCTCTCCAACGTCTCTCCCACCCAGAATTCTCacccccactttctttctttccttccaggtAAACCACGATTGCAGGATTGACTCTccgcctcccctccccctgtCAGCTACATTTACACTTGTGCTGCAcacttttctttttctgacaCTCGCGACGACTCCAGAGCAAACCAGAAAGCGGGGTGGGGGGACACTCTCTGCCCCACTGCCAACATTTTTTCCCCACTGCCTTTGTTGGAGATCCCAGAAGTGCAACATTCCCAGTAGATCCTGCGATCCCTTGTCTTCCAAGCATTGGGTCTAGAGGGAAATGtaggagggggggggttggagtGAGAGagcttgggggaggggaggcgtgggagagtccttggtgctctctgagcgtggttGCTTCCATGCAGACCTTTCGATGAACCAACTAGCtaatattatcagtgctagaagggagcttGGCTgtcttcttgtagatgtttcctGACCTGACCTAGGTAACACAGTCAGCACTGATGCAGTTACctgccctgtttccccccccaaatACCCCCCctaaataataagcccaatcgggctttcaaaataagcccaccccgaaaatattgcaacacagcagcagccatgaggtaactaCACTCGCCAactcctgcacctcagaaataacAAGGCCTTCCCGAAAATCAGGCCAAGAGCCTTATTTTGggcatcaaaagaaaataagaccctgtcttattttcagggaaagatgtaggaagctcagagagcatcaagaacccctcatgtcaaccctgaggtacaaaatattatcctttattgaGAGAAAACGCAGGACCTTTGTCGAAAAGCCCCTAGTGGTAGAGAAGGCCAGTTTTAAGGGGGCACctggtccacccccccccccgaaccatGGCTAGCTAAAAGGGGAACCCTCTCTGTTACTCATCCTCCCCCACCTCTCCCCACCCTTTCTGATCAGCTCCATGGTTTGGGGCTTTGTCCTTGGGGAAGGGAATGCGGACAATCACTTAGCATCGCTCttcaatgacacacacacacacacacatcttggtCTGTCTCCGGGCAACCTCTGCCTGCCTCAGCTGTGAAAGCTGCCATCCCAGGCAAACTCCCTGAAAGTACAATTACACTTTGCTTGCTCATGATGAATAGAATGTGAAAGCCTGTTTGCGTAGACAATGGGAGAGGCCCCTATCCCTttttcaggaccctggacagtgaTTTAGCTTGCGCTTGCTGGAGAATTAGTAAGGGTTTTTTTCTCCACTAGTGTTCTCTTCTGCACAAtcacatcctccccccccccctaaaaaaattaTGTCCTGCAAAATCAGCTccttaataataattattttttgcaaCCACTGCAGAATAGGAATGCTTCCAGGCTGGCTAATGCTTCTTCTTTCGAATAAAGATATTACTCAACTGTGCCTGTCTGTTCCTGTCCCTTTTGTGCTTTTGGAAAGGGAAGCGATGTTGATTGTGGTTTGTAgggtttttggggggtgggggtggggtggggggagggagggagggccaaAGGAGCCAGAAACCCATGGATTTCATGATGGCAGAAGAATCCATTCTGTGGATgtttaaaaaggaatataaaattggaAGTAAACATTTTCCTTTTGGGGCATGTTGGTGAAGGACTTTgggaaaaaataatgattttaacaatagaatagaatagaatagaatggcagagttggaagggaccttggagatcttctagtccaacctcctgctcaggcaggaaaccctacacgacTTCAGAAAAatagttgtccaatatcttcttgaaaacttccagtgttggagcattaacaacttctggaggcaacgtttgctattatacaggtagtcctcagcataCAACGACAACTGAGCTCAAACTGTATGTTGCTGAGCGGGAAACTcttttaagtgggttttgccacatttttttgccttttctggtCACATTTAacagaatcactgcagtcgttaaatgagtaacacgacggctgttaagtgaatctggctttccccagtgcgtttgcatgtcagaaggttgcaaaaatcacatggccccaggacattgcaaccgtcataattgtgagtcaattgtcaagcatctgaatataagtCACATGAACGTGGGGAATgtggcaatggttgtaagtgcgaaaaatgggacgtcacataagtcactttttttcagtgccgtcgtaactttgaatggtcactaaatgaaggcgaggactgcctgtagatgATGACGTGCAGAAAATTAAATAAGTGTAAATGGAAACGTCCTTTTTCTCCtcacaattgaaaaaaaatgggtggggaaaatggATTTGGCTGGGACGGCAACGCAAAGATTTTTAAACAGAAGATTTTTACTTGGTCCTGTTTTTATTGGGAAATCGGTTCTTTTTTAGGCTTGAAATAGGGGAAAAATAGGCCTTAGTTTTCAGATTGAATAATTGTTTTAGAAATTTAGTTTTAGAAATGGCCGGTAATAACTAAATATAATTCAAAAGTCAAATGTATTTTCACTGTACTGAAAAGGGTCAACgcatttttaattttcttctttctatcttcttttcaaaaatctttaattatattgtattttatagtACAATAAACTTTAATAAAGCCTTGGGGGGCGGGGGAAACGAATCTCTTCCGCAAAGAGGTGAAGCTTTCAAGGCAGCCGCGTAGCTTAAGTGGGGAATCGGACGAGAAAACGACTTCCCCTGCCTGGCAACTAGTGACCAAGCCTTTTTCAGAGTTTTGATTGGCCTCTTCGTGGAAAGTCCCATCCAAGTGAGGAAAACCCCTGGCGTGGGTCCAGCGGAGTGTGGGAGGGGCTGCAGAGTGGGGAGGGGCGTTGCAAAGCAAAGGACGATTGCGACTCTCGGTTTCTTGGGGGAAATTGGACCCCGCTTCTGCTTGATTAGGTGGCAATAAGCCAATCACTGACGGCGACTTTTATTTTCCAAAGAGTCCGTAGTTGGAATACTCCAGGTGACACCCCCCACCAAGGCAATCCTTGGTCTTTGACCCCAGGCACTGACCCCAGGGGGAGGGAAACGCACTTTGCTCTTGCTCAGAGGCTCTGTCTTCTACCCCGTCGCCTAGATTCCTGTGTCAGTCGTTCTTGGTTCTGACACACTGAGGGGAACAACATTGGTGCGGGAGAGGAGCGCCCCatcttcgtgtgtgtgtgtgtgtgtgtgcgcgcgcgcccgCCAGGACTACAGTAGGTATTTCAGTGATCAGcctaggtggggtgggggagtatATGAGGGCCTTTGgcaggcttcccccccccccgcagtagCTCTTGcgagtgtgtgcgtgcgcgcgtgtgtgcgtgtgttgtgTCCGCGAAGAAACTGCCATCCGAAAAAGGATTCATTGCCGAGGACGCTTGGCAAGCAAAGGACACAACGCACAAACGTTGTCCCGGTAGACTGGCTTCACAAAGTCAAGGGTTGTGTTACACGCCCCGATGTCACGCGACAAACGCGGGCGGAGTTCCAGCAGCTGCAGAAAGTGCCCGGGCATGAAAagcaagaaacagagagagagaggcagacagacagagagggagggagggggaaaaagagaccaagagagaggaggggagagaaagagcgagagagaggaagggagggaaagagaacaagagaaagaaggagggagaaaagggaagggagggagagaaagagcgagagaggaagagggggagagagagggacacagagaaagagagggagaggaaaagagggagagagagaaagaaagggagggggagaaaatgggagggagagaaagagggagggagagaaagagcaggagaggaagggggagagagagggacacagagaaagagagtgagagagagggagaaggaagggagaggaaaagagggagacagagaaagaaagggagggagagaaaatgggagggagagaaagagggagggagagaaagagcaggagaggaagggggaagagagagggacacagagaaagagtgtgagagagaggaagggagaaggaagggagaggaaaagagagagggagagaaagaaagggagagagagaaagaaagggagggagagaaagaaggaggaagagaaagaacaggagaggaagggggagagagagggacgcagagaaagagagtgagagagaggaagagaggaggcagggaaaggaaaagagggagagaaagggagggaaagagagagggaggcagagaaagagagtgagaggaagagaggagggagggagaggaaaagagtgagaaagtgagagaaagggaggaagaaaaaggaagagagggagagaaagatcgAGAGAAAGTAAAAGAGAGGGAGTGGGAAAGAGACCGAGATGGGTGGTGGGGAGatgctggcccaaagtcatcccgGAAGCGGCAGTGGGAAGGGGTTCTCTTTCTTGCCCAACCTCTCCTCTCCGTTCAATGACCTGCGCGGGTCCAGCCGACGGGGCGGTTGAGATTCACGGAGAACTTCACTCCCCGCCCCACGCTCGCCTTAAAGGCCGGCAGAGGCCTGCTCTGCCCCGCACAGTGCTAGGGAAATCATTAGGAACGATTTTCTTTGCATCTCTGCTGCCCCTACTGGTCCTGCCGAGGGCTGCGAGGACTGGCCAAGCAAGGCGGATGCAAGTTTTGTGGGCCGTGGCTGCCATCTGGTGGTCATCGAAGGCCTTTGCCGATGGTGGGGCATAAGCACCAGCAAACAGACGCCTCATCCTCTTAGTTATctgctccttcttcttcttctggagcAGGTGAGGTAGCCAGAAGGGACAATCCCTTTCCATCCCCCAAATATCCCACAAAAGGCTGCCCGGAGCGATGCATTTGATTTTTTACCTTTGCGTAAATAAATCCCAGGAGATACATCAATATTTCTCCAAGAAATGGGAATGCAGACTCTGACATTGAAAATCGAGCTTCAGCTTCGCACTTTCTAACCCAAGTTTAGGAAATATTAGTGTAAGCTAAGAAAGTGGCTGGAAGAGATAATTGAACAGAGGATAGAGCTGAGGCCGGAATTGTTCCTCCTGGGTAtttttgatggggaaaaaaactacaatacataacattacatatattaactgcaaGTAGAATTATCTTAACACAGAATTGGAAACAGATACTCCTCCAGACCCTATTAtaagaaggaaaatctatgaatgtgcagaaatggatagactgccTATAGacatgaaggagagggaagaaaccaaGTACTATCAAATTTGGAATAAGAAAGGTATAGCTTAGAAACATAGAGGTATGGATATAGGAATAATTAGGAAGgtctaaaaatgtattttaataacaaatggttattgttagtactgtcaaaaaggattgtaactaactatttttaaaagtatttgtagtttaaagttttaaattttcaataaagGTTTAAATTTTGTGGGGAATAGATGGTACTCCTGGCTTGAGAGTAAACGTAAAACTTAAGGTATAAGATGAAaaagtataatatatagaatgcaaaatttataagaaatatatgatatcgatgtgtgtgtatgttattaTAATTTAAGTAAGGACATAATTTAGGATAGTGATATAGAGTTAGAATTTTTGTAAATAGGATCGTTACGAAAGATATTG contains:
- the LOC116503452 gene encoding HLA class II histocompatibility antigen, DR alpha chain, which encodes MAGQGNEAGGPLGLARLLLLFLALAELGRAQDIPSTPGEEILSQVAFVQKTRRNTSSSSEFMFEFNDDEIFHVDLEERQTIWRLPEFGRFTSFQAEGAQGNIAVLQSNLEILMKRSNYTPATTPPKLMVYTERTVEMEEPNILICMADNFSPPVLNMTWAKNGQPVTEGVQTMDYYPKKDHAFRRFSYLPFVPNEEDIYSCEVEHWGLQKPLGKIWHANIPQPLQETTETVVCAVGLAIGLVGIVVGTGLMIKSRRMGEASYRRGNL